A stretch of Nitrospirota bacterium DNA encodes these proteins:
- a CDS encoding tetratricopeptide repeat protein, whose product MIEQVIERYNSGNFKEAEEICKEIINTQPQNADAFHFLGLINFQLKNYNEAIEYIKKALNINPHFADAHNNLGTIYYNLGKLDKAFEHYQKAVELNPYFADAYNNIGVILQSIGQFHESISCFQKTLELVPEHAQAYNNLGNSLREIGEFEKALECFNHAISIKPDYLLAYYNKGNVLVYLGRTDEAIVAYDEALKIAPNFFTARWAKCISQLPFIYPDEASIYVYRKRYEDELLKLRDSISLETPYEIHMASEAVGSHQPFLLTCQGLNDRDLQKLYGEIVCKIMSKRYRQFTEMPVAFTNLNNEQMRIGIVSAFFHYHSVWKIPLKGWVENIDKNRFKLYGYYTRRIYDEVTEIAKKHFYKFVENIYSFEDLCQIIRDDNLHALIYPEIGMDTITLRLATLRLAPVQCTSLGHPDTTGLPTIDYYLSSKLMEPLDGDEHYTEKLIRLPNLGFYYSPIDITSENANREMFGLNSDSIVYLCSHALFTYLPQYDDIFPQIAKEVYNSKFVFISQFDIKNFVTEQFIMRLKKAFSSYKKEYEKHVVFLPHLTPERYFLLNSVSDIFLDTIGWSANNSTFEAINCNLPVVTLPGKLMRQRHSAGILRMMGLTETIASSVGEYVEVAVRLGKDKKWRQQISEKVNANKNRLYRDKECIKALEDFLENAVKNAIG is encoded by the coding sequence ATGATCGAACAGGTTATCGAAAGATATAACTCAGGTAATTTCAAAGAAGCAGAAGAGATTTGCAAGGAAATAATAAACACTCAACCACAAAACGCAGATGCCTTTCATTTTCTCGGTCTAATAAATTTTCAACTCAAAAATTATAATGAGGCAATAGAATATATTAAGAAGGCTTTAAATATTAACCCTCACTTTGCAGATGCGCACAACAATCTTGGAACAATATATTACAATCTTGGAAAGCTGGATAAAGCGTTTGAACATTATCAGAAGGCGGTGGAATTAAATCCATACTTTGCAGACGCATATAATAATATCGGCGTCATTTTACAGAGTATTGGTCAATTCCATGAGTCTATTTCATGTTTTCAAAAAACCCTCGAATTAGTTCCAGAACATGCACAAGCATATAATAATCTCGGCAATTCTCTGAGAGAAATAGGAGAATTCGAAAAGGCACTTGAGTGCTTTAATCATGCAATTTCGATCAAGCCAGACTATCTCCTGGCTTATTATAATAAAGGAAATGTTTTAGTTTATCTTGGCAGAACAGATGAAGCGATTGTTGCTTATGATGAAGCTTTAAAAATAGCTCCTAATTTTTTTACTGCAAGATGGGCTAAATGTATTTCCCAATTACCTTTTATTTATCCTGATGAGGCAAGCATTTATGTTTACCGTAAGAGGTATGAAGATGAGCTTTTGAAACTCAGGGATTCGATTTCACTTGAAACGCCTTATGAAATACACATGGCTTCAGAAGCTGTCGGGAGTCATCAGCCTTTTCTCCTGACATGTCAGGGCTTGAATGACAGAGATTTGCAAAAGCTTTATGGTGAGATCGTATGTAAAATCATGAGTAAAAGATACCGACAATTTACTGAAATGCCAGTTGCATTTACGAATTTGAATAATGAACAAATGAGAATTGGTATAGTCTCAGCGTTCTTCCATTATCATTCTGTCTGGAAAATTCCTTTAAAAGGATGGGTAGAAAATATTGATAAAAATAGATTTAAGCTTTATGGGTATTATACACGAAGGATTTATGATGAAGTTACTGAGATAGCAAAAAAACATTTTTATAAATTTGTTGAAAATATCTATTCATTTGAGGATTTATGTCAGATCATCCGAGATGACAATTTACATGCTTTAATTTATCCAGAAATTGGCATGGATACGATAACGCTGAGGCTTGCTACTTTGAGACTTGCTCCTGTTCAATGCACATCTCTGGGACATCCTGATACCACTGGGCTTCCGACAATTGATTACTATTTGAGCAGTAAATTGATGGAGCCGTTAGATGGAGATGAACATTACACAGAGAAGTTAATTCGATTGCCAAATTTAGGATTTTATTATTCACCAATAGATATTACATCTGAAAATGCAAATCGAGAAATGTTTGGACTAAACTCGGATTCGATTGTATACCTTTGCAGTCATGCCCTATTTACATATTTGCCTCAGTATGATGATATTTTCCCTCAGATTGCAAAAGAGGTGTATAACTCTAAGTTCGTATTTATTTCACAATTCGACATAAAGAATTTCGTCACAGAACAATTTATAATGCGGCTCAAAAAAGCATTTAGTTCTTACAAAAAGGAGTATGAAAAGCATGTTGTGTTTCTTCCACATCTTACCCCCGAAAGATATTTTTTGCTTAACTCTGTATCTGATATATTTTTAGATACTATAGGTTGGTCTGCCAATAATTCAACCTTTGAAGCTATCAACTGTAATCTTCCTGTAGTAACATTACCTGGAAAACTTATGAGACAACGTCATTCCGCAGGTATTCTTAGAATGATGGGGTTAACAGAGACCATTGCAAGTTCAGTCGGTGAATATGTTGAGGTTGCAGTTCGTCTGGGAAAGGATAAAAAATGGCGACAACAAATTTCTGAGAAGGTTAATGCAAATAAAAATAGACTTTATAGAGATAAAGAATGTATTAAGGCGCTTGAGGATTTCTTAGAAAATGCGGTCAAAAATGCAATTGGATGA
- a CDS encoding tetratricopeptide repeat protein codes for MTMQKAGIKNIIIDIPVHHYGKLEKDKIFTKGEDYYILGKLKLSERGEKDFIALYELAVQASELERFDEALGYWKKLSEVKPDFPKAYFGLANSYYRQSKFQEAIDSLETALKLEKNPEERREFIPLYAACSICIGKAEKCISLLKDTLSKYPELPMVVLMLALVYCCINKKDDAKKYLSLLKKRMTYDNYLYEFAEFLIKAGNLNYAISIIETALDTGTQDERFPILLDRCEKLLTEEN; via the coding sequence ATGACAATGCAAAAAGCAGGTATTAAAAATATAATTATTGATATTCCTGTCCATCATTACGGAAAACTCGAAAAAGATAAGATTTTTACAAAAGGAGAAGATTATTATATCCTTGGCAAATTAAAACTATCAGAGCGTGGAGAGAAAGACTTTATTGCACTTTATGAATTAGCAGTCCAGGCTTCTGAACTCGAAAGGTTTGATGAAGCCCTTGGATACTGGAAAAAATTGAGTGAGGTAAAACCAGATTTTCCAAAGGCATATTTTGGTCTGGCGAACAGTTACTACCGTCAGTCAAAGTTTCAAGAGGCTATAGACTCACTCGAAACAGCACTTAAACTCGAAAAAAATCCTGAGGAACGAAGAGAATTTATACCTCTTTACGCAGCCTGTTCAATTTGCATCGGGAAAGCAGAAAAATGCATATCTCTTCTAAAAGACACTTTATCAAAATATCCAGAATTACCAATGGTTGTGTTGATGCTTGCGCTGGTATACTGTTGCATAAATAAAAAAGATGATGCCAAAAAGTATCTTTCTTTATTAAAAAAAAGAATGACCTATGATAATTATCTTTATGAATTTGCTGAATTTCTGATTAAAGCAGGAAATTTGAATTATGCTATTTCTATAATTGAGACTGCTTTAGATACAGGAACACAGGATGAACGTTTTCCAATTTTGCTTGATAGATGTGAAAAACTTTTGACAGAAGAAAATTAG
- a CDS encoding tetratricopeptide repeat protein: MNINKEIQSAFENYQSGNLKEAERICRKILIEQPDNIDVLRLLGAIYYQIKDYTSAKYYFREAIQINHHDAISYYNLGILMHEEGHLEEAISYYVKAIQLNSNIAEINYNLGVAYQEKEEFDEAVSCFQKTLSLNPRYADAYYNLGTIWKQRGLLNEAIAFYDQALFYAPNYALPLWARCMSQLPEIYHNEEQIQACRGKYYNELIKLQNNIPLKSPQDIDIAARSVGSQTPFLLACQGLNNRELQSIYGNIVCKIMGLRYPQFARCTDKPRYVHGEKLRVGIISSFFYWHSVWKIPLRGWVENIDRKRFSLYGYYTGKVREKVTEDAEQYFTNFVQGIYSIEELCQIIRNDNLHVIIYPEIGMDPLIVRLAALKLAPVQCVSLGHPDTSGFPTIDYYLSSDLMEPSDADEHYTERLIRLPNLGFYYIPFEFSTVNINRQTFGLSKDSVLYLCSHSLFTYLPQYDMVFPMIAKKVRNCKFLFICNKSDLITKQFRLRLSQIFNQFGLNADDFVVFLPRLNQEQYYGLNSISDIFLDSIGWSANNSTFEAIACNLPVVTFPGSLMRQRHCAAILTMMQMQETISKSVDEYVEIAVSLGNNIELRKNLADRIKEKKHLIYYDRTCITALEDFLVSVVEEN; the protein is encoded by the coding sequence ATGAATATAAATAAAGAAATTCAATCAGCTTTTGAAAACTATCAATCTGGAAATTTAAAGGAAGCAGAAAGAATTTGTAGAAAAATACTTATAGAACAACCTGACAACATTGATGTTCTCAGACTACTCGGTGCAATTTATTACCAAATAAAAGATTATACCTCTGCGAAATATTATTTTAGAGAGGCAATACAGATTAATCATCATGATGCGATCTCTTATTATAATTTAGGAATCTTAATGCATGAGGAAGGTCATCTCGAAGAAGCAATAAGCTACTATGTAAAAGCAATTCAACTAAATTCTAATATTGCAGAAATAAATTATAATCTTGGAGTTGCTTATCAGGAAAAAGAAGAATTTGACGAAGCTGTATCTTGCTTTCAAAAAACTTTAAGTCTTAACCCTCGATATGCGGATGCATATTATAATTTGGGAACTATTTGGAAACAAAGAGGGCTGTTGAATGAGGCAATCGCTTTTTATGATCAAGCACTTTTTTATGCGCCAAATTATGCATTGCCACTCTGGGCTCGATGCATGTCACAGTTACCTGAAATATATCACAATGAAGAACAAATTCAAGCTTGCAGGGGAAAATATTATAACGAGTTAATAAAATTACAAAATAATATACCACTTAAATCGCCTCAGGATATTGATATTGCTGCAAGGTCTGTAGGCAGTCAGACGCCTTTTTTACTTGCGTGTCAAGGATTAAACAATCGTGAACTGCAATCAATTTATGGAAACATTGTCTGCAAAATAATGGGGTTAAGATATCCCCAATTTGCAAGATGTACTGATAAGCCTCGATATGTGCATGGAGAAAAACTTAGGGTTGGCATAATATCAAGTTTCTTTTATTGGCATTCAGTCTGGAAGATACCTTTAAGAGGATGGGTTGAAAATATAGACAGAAAAAGGTTTAGTCTTTACGGATACTATACTGGAAAAGTTAGAGAGAAAGTTACAGAAGATGCTGAGCAGTATTTCACAAATTTTGTCCAGGGTATATACTCTATTGAAGAACTATGCCAAATTATCCGCAATGACAATCTTCACGTAATAATATATCCAGAGATTGGAATGGATCCATTGATTGTCAGACTCGCAGCACTAAAGTTGGCTCCAGTTCAATGTGTTTCTCTGGGGCATCCTGATACTTCTGGTTTTCCAACTATCGATTATTACCTCAGCAGTGATTTGATGGAGCCTTCTGATGCTGATGAGCATTATACTGAAAGATTGATTCGTTTGCCGAATCTTGGTTTTTATTACATACCTTTTGAATTTTCTACTGTAAATATAAATCGTCAAACTTTTGGATTAAGTAAAGACTCAGTTTTGTATTTATGCAGTCATTCTTTATTTACATATCTTCCACAATACGATATGGTTTTCCCTATGATTGCTAAAAAGGTGAGGAATTGTAAGTTTCTGTTTATTTGCAATAAAAGTGATCTTATAACAAAACAGTTTCGATTGCGTCTTTCTCAGATATTTAATCAATTTGGTTTAAATGCAGATGATTTTGTTGTTTTTCTTCCGCGTCTAAATCAGGAACAATATTATGGGCTTAATAGTATTTCTGACATATTTCTTGACAGTATTGGCTGGTCTGCAAACAATTCGACTTTCGAAGCAATAGCATGTAATTTACCTGTGGTAACATTCCCCGGGAGTCTAATGCGCCAAAGACATTGCGCAGCCATACTGACCATGATGCAGATGCAAGAGACAATTTCTAAATCAGTTGATGAATATGTTGAAATAGCTGTAAGTCTCGGAAACAATATAGAATTGAGAAAAAATTTAGCCGATAGGATAAAAGAAAAAAAGCATCTAATTTATTATGACAGAACATGTATAACTGCGCTTGAGGATTTTCTTGTTTCAGTAGTAGAAGAAAATTAA
- a CDS encoding type II toxin-antitoxin system VapC family toxin, whose product MYPEHIFVDTGALFALADKDDSHHKEATLIFPSLLKTYKGLITSNLVIAESYILILKNLGHTAAIKFLERIGSSPRIIRIYSTPDTEAKAEKILKKYQDQDFSYTDAVSFVIMKMHRIKKSFSFDKHFSTMGFTGLP is encoded by the coding sequence ATGTATCCGGAGCATATATTTGTCGACACAGGCGCATTGTTTGCGCTCGCAGACAAAGATGATTCGCATCATAAAGAGGCAACCTTAATTTTTCCTTCGCTTTTGAAAACATACAAAGGGCTCATCACAAGCAACCTCGTAATAGCTGAGTCTTATATTTTAATCTTAAAAAATCTGGGACATACCGCAGCAATTAAATTCCTTGAGAGAATAGGTAGCAGTCCAAGGATTATCCGGATTTATTCAACGCCTGACACCGAGGCAAAAGCAGAGAAAATCCTGAAGAAATATCAGGATCAGGATTTCAGCTATACAGACGCTGTCAGTTTCGTGATAATGAAAATGCACAGGATAAAGAAGTCCTTTTCCTTCGATAAGCATTTCAGCACCATGGGTTTTACAGGGCTTCCTTGA
- a CDS encoding CopG family transcriptional regulator produces MRTLKKKPIQIYIEPKQEVLLEQLARERGSSKAEIIRLSIDKYISELPIEKDPAMGIIGLGKSGKKDISEKHDIYIAEHVSGYGKKKRK; encoded by the coding sequence ATGCGAACTTTAAAAAAGAAACCCATACAGATTTATATTGAGCCGAAACAGGAAGTGCTGCTCGAGCAGCTCGCCAGGGAAAGAGGCTCTTCAAAGGCGGAAATAATACGTCTGAGTATTGACAAATATATCAGTGAGTTGCCGATAGAGAAAGATCCTGCTATGGGCATTATAGGGCTCGGGAAATCAGGGAAAAAAGATATATCAGAGAAACATGACATTTACATAGCAGAGCATGTGTCCGGTTACGGGAAGAAAAAGAGGAAATAA
- a CDS encoding FKBP-type peptidyl-prolyl cis-trans isomerase, translating into MRVAKYGDLIKMNYTVKLEDGTVFDSTLNDEPMKIALGSGQVFPDIEEALIGMTPGSSKTIKILAEQAFGPHIKELVVEEDRNTYPADFKFEVGQYLQLSQEGSDHNLATVVKVTDKTVTLDKNHPLAGKDLTVDIELVEIL; encoded by the coding sequence ATGAGAGTAGCAAAATATGGTGATCTTATAAAAATGAATTATACGGTAAAACTTGAAGATGGGACAGTTTTTGACAGCACTTTAAATGATGAACCAATGAAAATCGCTTTAGGATCTGGGCAGGTGTTCCCGGATATAGAGGAGGCATTAATCGGTATGACTCCAGGCTCATCCAAAACTATAAAAATTCTTGCGGAGCAGGCATTCGGCCCTCACATAAAAGAATTAGTTGTAGAAGAAGATAGGAATACATACCCTGCTGATTTTAAATTCGAAGTTGGACAATATTTGCAGTTATCTCAAGAAGGTTCTGATCATAATCTTGCAACTGTAGTTAAAGTGACTGACAAAACTGTAACACTTGATAAAAATCATCCATTAGCAGGAAAAGATTTGACTGTAGACATCGAGCTTGTAGAAATTTTATAA
- a CDS encoding DUF4416 family protein yields MGKIKPPEPSLLFIATLYTDSAIFENAETILENTFGGILFASQPFQWDYSSYYREELGWPIFRRFIFFKNIIDPCAITDIKLRTNEIEESLSLNGKRRINLDPGYLTLSKIVLASTKNYAHRIYLGKGIYGEVTLIYKNNTYSPHLFTYRDYQDKISIDIFLNMRDSLKKMIA; encoded by the coding sequence ATGGGGAAGATAAAACCTCCTGAACCTTCACTTCTTTTTATTGCTACTCTATACACTGATTCGGCTATATTCGAAAATGCAGAAACAATATTGGAAAATACTTTTGGTGGAATTCTATTTGCAAGCCAACCTTTTCAATGGGATTATTCTTCTTATTACCGTGAAGAACTTGGTTGGCCAATATTCAGAAGATTTATTTTTTTTAAAAATATTATAGACCCTTGTGCTATTACCGATATAAAGCTTCGGACTAATGAAATTGAGGAAAGTCTCTCCTTGAATGGGAAAAGACGAATAAATCTCGACCCTGGATATCTGACTCTTTCAAAAATAGTTCTTGCATCTACTAAAAATTATGCTCATCGCATTTATTTAGGAAAAGGTATATATGGTGAAGTCACACTAATCTATAAAAACAACACATATAGTCCTCACCTTTTTACATATAGGGATTATCAGGATAAAATCTCTATTGATATATTCCTAAATATGAGAGATTCTTTAAAAAAGATGATTGCCTGA
- a CDS encoding TlpA family protein disulfide reductase, producing MKQKTLIITIVIFLAVFIGFFAITHNDIPEKAAVGNPVPDIELIDVNRNTLKLSDLKGSVIFVNFWSTWCTSCIDEMPSMEVLFDKFSQNNKFRMVTIIFKDNETNVFNFMKQNAYSFPVYFNPDDSAARKFGITGIPETFIIDKKGILRNKIIGPQQWDSPSILNAMEALINEPV from the coding sequence GTGAAACAGAAAACCTTAATTATAACTATTGTTATTTTTTTAGCAGTCTTTATTGGTTTTTTTGCAATTACTCACAATGATATACCTGAAAAAGCTGCTGTCGGAAATCCTGTCCCTGACATCGAACTCATTGATGTGAATAGAAATACATTAAAGCTTTCAGACCTCAAGGGTTCCGTAATATTTGTCAATTTCTGGTCAACATGGTGCACCTCTTGTATTGATGAAATGCCATCTATGGAGGTCTTATTCGACAAATTCTCACAGAACAATAAATTCAGAATGGTAACCATTATATTTAAAGATAACGAGACTAATGTATTTAATTTTATGAAACAGAATGCTTATTCATTTCCTGTATATTTCAATCCTGATGACTCTGCTGCAAGAAAATTTGGTATAACAGGAATCCCTGAAACATTTATTATTGATAAAAAAGGGATATTAAGGAATAAGATTATAGGACCACAACAGTGGGATTCTCCATCTATTTTAAATGCAATGGAAGCTTTAATCAATGAACCTGTCTGA
- a CDS encoding ATP-dependent Clp protease ATP-binding subunit, with the protein MFEKFTERGRRIIIYAKEEAEKRQNDYLGTEHLLLAVLKEDDGLPIAILKRMGITPEEIRLEIERNLPQGTNIMTFGDIPFTPRAKKVLELAVEEARLLGHNYIGSEHIFLGLIREEEGIGGKILRSFGANLLGARQLTINFSIRAHSHVKEKRSTTPALDEFGRDLTLLAKEGKLDPVISREDEIERLVQILGRRIKNNPVIIGEPGVGKTAIVEGLAQKIFSGNIPDSLIGKRIVSLDLGALIAGTKYRGQFEERLKIVMKEIIQSDNVILFIDELHTLIGAGAAEGSVDASSMLKPALSRGEIKCIGATTPDEYRKHVEKDGALERRFQPIYIQPPSVETTINILKGLKSRYESFHKVKITDQAIETAARLSDRYITDRYLPDKAIDVIDETGSRIKLKKYTPPQDLKELETDIQRYTKEKNLYIKLHDLEKASSIRLEEERLRRLHEQLHKQWVDNLNKEIPSVTEADVEYTVSKMTGIPLSKLEEKESEKLIRMEENLHKRIVGQEEAIKAVSRAIRRSRAGLKSSKKPIGSFFFLGPTGVGKTELAKALAWFLFNDENSLVKIDMSEYMERFNVSRLTGAPPGYVGYEEGGQLTERIRKKPYSVVLFDEIEKAHPDVFNILLQVLDEGVLTDSFGRKVDFKNTVIIMTSNLGARLIEKATPLGFQMNTSDVVYEKIKENVLHELKKTFNPEFLNRVDETVVFHPLEKDQILSIIDLLVEETNRMLIDQDLIIEVSAEVKEWILKRYYQPTYGARPMRRAVQKEIEDPLSEELLKGRFKDIHKINVILEGDKPVFIEAEEAVSIFSGAN; encoded by the coding sequence ATGTTCGAGAAGTTCACAGAACGCGGAAGAAGAATAATCATATATGCAAAAGAAGAAGCTGAAAAAAGACAGAATGACTATCTTGGAACTGAACATTTATTACTCGCAGTTTTGAAAGAAGATGATGGACTTCCAATCGCCATTCTAAAAAGAATGGGCATAACACCTGAAGAAATCCGGCTTGAAATTGAGAGAAATCTTCCTCAAGGAACAAACATTATGACCTTCGGCGATATTCCATTTACTCCAAGGGCAAAAAAAGTTTTAGAGCTTGCAGTTGAAGAGGCACGTCTTTTAGGACACAACTATATAGGCAGTGAACATATCTTCCTTGGCCTTATCAGAGAAGAGGAAGGTATTGGAGGCAAAATCTTACGGAGCTTTGGTGCAAATCTGCTCGGAGCAAGGCAACTCACTATTAATTTCTCGATAAGGGCACACTCACATGTAAAAGAGAAAAGGAGCACTACACCAGCACTCGATGAGTTTGGAAGAGACCTCACCCTTCTTGCAAAAGAAGGTAAATTAGATCCTGTAATAAGCAGAGAAGATGAGATAGAAAGGCTCGTTCAAATATTAGGTAGGAGGATTAAAAATAATCCAGTTATTATCGGTGAGCCAGGTGTTGGAAAAACTGCAATCGTAGAAGGTCTTGCCCAGAAAATTTTTTCTGGTAATATCCCTGATAGTCTTATTGGAAAACGTATAGTTTCTCTTGATCTCGGGGCTTTAATTGCTGGAACAAAATATAGAGGCCAATTCGAAGAAAGACTTAAAATCGTCATGAAAGAAATTATACAGTCAGACAATGTAATTCTTTTCATTGATGAACTTCATACACTGATAGGAGCAGGCGCTGCTGAAGGTTCTGTAGATGCATCGAGTATGCTTAAACCAGCCCTATCGAGAGGTGAGATAAAATGTATTGGTGCAACAACACCTGATGAGTATAGAAAGCATGTGGAAAAGGATGGTGCTCTTGAACGCCGTTTTCAGCCAATTTATATTCAACCACCGAGTGTTGAAACAACTATAAATATTTTAAAGGGTCTCAAATCAAGATACGAATCCTTCCACAAGGTAAAGATAACTGATCAAGCAATAGAAACAGCTGCACGACTTTCTGACAGATATATAACTGATAGATATCTTCCTGATAAAGCAATAGACGTGATAGACGAGACAGGCTCAAGAATTAAACTTAAGAAATATACCCCTCCGCAGGATCTTAAAGAACTTGAAACTGATATTCAGAGATATACAAAAGAAAAGAATTTATATATAAAGCTCCATGACCTTGAAAAAGCATCTTCAATCCGTCTGGAAGAAGAGAGACTCAGGCGACTGCACGAACAGCTGCATAAACAGTGGGTAGATAATCTCAATAAAGAAATTCCATCTGTGACTGAAGCAGATGTTGAATACACTGTTTCCAAAATGACGGGGATTCCTCTTTCAAAACTCGAAGAGAAAGAGTCAGAGAAACTGATCAGGATGGAAGAAAATTTACACAAGAGGATTGTTGGGCAGGAAGAGGCAATTAAGGCTGTTTCACGGGCAATCAGGAGATCGCGTGCGGGTCTTAAATCCAGCAAGAAACCAATAGGATCATTCTTCTTCCTTGGCCCTACCGGCGTTGGAAAAACAGAACTTGCAAAGGCATTAGCATGGTTTTTATTTAATGATGAGAACTCCCTCGTAAAGATAGATATGTCAGAATATATGGAACGCTTTAATGTCTCAAGGCTAACTGGAGCACCTCCGGGATATGTAGGTTATGAAGAAGGAGGACAGCTAACAGAAAGAATTAGAAAGAAACCATATTCTGTTGTGCTTTTCGATGAGATAGAAAAGGCTCATCCAGATGTTTTCAATATTTTACTTCAGGTGCTGGACGAAGGAGTGCTCACCGATAGTTTTGGTAGAAAAGTAGATTTTAAAAACACTGTAATAATTATGACTTCAAATCTTGGTGCGCGTCTCATTGAAAAGGCAACGCCACTCGGCTTCCAGATGAACACCTCTGATGTCGTGTACGAAAAGATAAAGGAAAATGTCCTTCATGAACTAAAAAAGACTTTTAATCCAGAGTTCCTCAATCGAGTTGATGAAACGGTTGTATTTCATCCACTCGAAAAAGATCAAATTCTATCTATAATTGATCTCCTTGTTGAAGAAACAAATAGAATGTTGATTGATCAGGATCTGATTATTGAAGTATCAGCCGAGGTTAAGGAATGGATTTTGAAGCGTTACTACCAGCCAACTTACGGTGCAAGACCTATGAGAAGAGCAGTTCAGAAAGAGATTGAAGATCCCCTCTCTGAAGAGCTCCTCAAGGGTAGATTTAAGGATATCCACAAGATTAACGTGATTCTTGAAGGTGATAAACCAGTATTTATTGAAGCAGAAGAAGCTGTCTCAATTTTTTCTGGTGCCAATTAA